The Polypterus senegalus isolate Bchr_013 unplaced genomic scaffold, ASM1683550v1 scaffold_285, whole genome shotgun sequence DNA segment CGTATGTAACGTATGTCACCTGAAAAGTCTTCACTTGTGACAATGTCCCTAGTCACCCTCAgaagcagacatattgctgtataTTTTGTGGCCACTAGAGGTGCCCCAGAGCTCTGAACAGCAGatacaccacgtcagacaccaacGGAGGATAACATAACATGTTTTATTACATGACAACACCTCACAACTCTTACTTTAAACAATACGCCAAATAAGTGCTTTATTGTCTCCCTCTGCTCCTCCTTAGTGagtgtcatcctcttcctcccaactctgactcaccaAGTGAAGGAGACGCTCTCTTGTATGTTGGACCCTGGTGTACTTCTGGTGTCATCACATTGCATTCTGAAGGCACTTTTGTCACATATGGGGGTCACATGATCAGGTACTGTAGGCTCTCTTATGaaagtgccctctggtggcagaCACAGACCCTGGCAGGATTGCCCTTCTGAACTACAAGTCATATGAACTGAGCCAGTGGATCACTGCCGCCTCTCATATTGTATTGTAGGCTGTATTGTCCTTGATATTTCATCCAGTCCATCTGTTAAATTTCCACCACACGTAGGACAAGAACCAAAAGCCATCCTGGGCAGGTGGCACAGCCTTTCATTGTGGCCTCCCAGCTGGACAAAGTATCAGCCTTCACCCCAGTTGTGACGCCACTCCATCCGTATGAcgctcacaatatacagtatatataaatattcatctGAGGTGTCCTTCATCCATGGAGAGACTGGTGTTGTCAGTCCCACTTCTCTTCTCAAATGTTCACTTTGTTCTTCTCTTTATGTCTACAGTTAGATTCCTTCCTATTTGGTTCCTGCACAAGGAAATTGGTAAgaaaagatttttcttctttgtattaaaatgtaaaataaaactgttaaagaTTTAAATGGAGGGAGAGAGTTTAGTAATTCAAGGGACACAATAAGAACGTGAAACATTAGTGCTAGAAATGACAAGTCCAAGTAGAGGCTCTTTACTAAGAAACATTCTGAGTCTAAGGATGCTTTCCTGATAATATTATTATGAATATGATTTGTATTGATTCCATGTCTGAGAGTGAATCAGTATTTTATAAGAACTGTTTGAACGTTCTTAGCTCACACACACCCTGAGGTGCCCACTGTGCTGTCCTCTCGTATCTTATTTACGCCACTCAGTAAGGTGCCTTGTGTTTTcttctcatcttcttcttttattttagtcCACTCTTCTTATCGTTGGTCCATCAGTTTGAGGGTCCTGGGGCTCAGACCCTACCTCAGTAGTACTGGACACAACACAAGAGTCCTCCTTAtcctttgtttgctgttgttttgaTTCTAAAGCTCCGTCTGCTCCACTCAGTCTGATTATTAAACATTTGGATTTCTGTCCTCACATTTAGATTCACCTCATTATTTTAACTGTGAACCCCTAAGAGTGAGCAGGACCCCGTGAAGTGGGCATCACATGTCACCTGATAGAAGTTCAGTCCTCCACTGTCACTCTGATCTCTCAGTTCACACAGCAGTTTGTTTCTGGTCACCGACACTCAGACAGTTGGCACTGAGGAGCCATTTGAACTGACAATGGAGAAGACAAATAGCAAGGCCATCAGTAGGAGACAAACTGGTCAAGACGAGGGTCTTCTGGCACGTGTCTTATTGTATTGCAGTCACACTAATTACACCTGCAGCGTtcatttctgtgtttctgtggTGACGAGGACACGGTCAGAAGTCTCACAGTAGGACCTCCACTCctaataatcataaataattcTGTTCCTTCTTCATCAGACGCCACGCAGATTCAAAGCCAAAGGCCAGTAGGCTGTTAATTCTGCAAATCCACTTTCAGTCTGTGCTTGGCACTCCAGCTATTGTCATGTCCATTGTTCTGCTGTCTATTATAAGGGGTCTTTATGAAGGgaaatttgaaatgcaaagataTTTTAAGACTTCAGAAgaggaaaatgaaagtaaatgaaaGTAGCGAGTGAGAACTGAAGAgatgatgttttaagttgacCCACCTGATTATTCACTCAGTAACGCAGCTCTCTTCTTCAGCAGACAAGTCACAACGCCACCAATGCAGGTACAATGTTTGAACTGGGGGTCACTGGGGGTCTTTCAAGTCTCACTCTTTATtggactcattaagtttatttctttatttattattttacagaatgGAGGAGAATATGCAGCTCAGCAGGTACGGTTGATAAGCTGGTCATGAAATTCTCATTTTCTGTGTCTGTAGTCTTTGTGTCTTCATGTTAAACGTGTCACCTTCATGACCATGACAAGCAGCACCTTGTGAGCTCTGTGACTGTCCCCCAGGTCTCAGTTAATGGCTGAGGTCCCTCTGTGTGGGtgacatggtgacacagtggtagctgCTGCCATCTCCCAGTAAGGACACTGGGGTTCACCTCCTGgggctccttgtgtggagtttgcatgttctgcctgtgaCTGTGAGGGTCTCCTCCGTgtgctccaaagacatgcaggttaggtggtccgGTGACGCTCAGTTAGCCCTGATGTGTGTCTGAGTGTTTGCCCgctgatggactggcgtcccatcCATGGGTTGTTCCTGCCCTGTCCTGATGCCTGCTGTGATCGGCTCCATCTGCCCCTCgactctgctctggataagcaggttatgaCAATGGATGGCTGCTTGTTCTGTGTGTTTAAAGGCAGATGAGCTGCTAGTTAAGACCTCAGCCTctactgccccctggtggtctcTTTGAATATCGCTAGTTCTCTTATTCCTATGAAGTTCACTAAACAGTCCTCTGTCATAAACAGCTGGATTCTCCTTGGCAGGCGGACATtacttcattttgtgtttcaagAACATCAGACAAGTCAGTAAAGACAGAACTAAAGACCGGACCCTCCTCGTGCAGACACAACTCCTCAGATGTCTTCCTCGGTACAAAGGATGCTCGTTTGTCTTGTAGACTTTATTCTCAGAAGGTCATTTTGATTCAGTGGTCTCGCACCGATTAGCACTGCGTGTCATTGTCACTAACCCTGCTACTTAAAGACTCCATGATGTCCCTTCTGTCACTTAGGACCCTCTTGTGTTTCAGTGCAGACCCTTTCTCAGGCCCCCATTTCCAGCATGTCGATGTTGAAGTATTTGTGAGATGACAACACTGAGGACACACTTGAGGTTTTCACTCCCAACGTTTCCACTTTTTAAAGTAAACTGAGTGCTGCTGAGTCCTCACAGGGCCCGCTGTCCATTCTCAGCCCCTCAGTGTCCAGTCCTGTCCCCTCTTTACTGCCAATTTGTGTTTTGTCCTGCTGTCCTGTCCTTTGTCGTCACTATCAGTGTTGTCACCTTGTATGTCCTCTCGTCCCCTCTCCTTATTAAAGCCCCCCTCACCTGTACTGACCGGTCACATGGTGTCCCTGCTGACTGATGACTTGTGACACTTCATCCTCATTACTGACAGGCGGCCATCTTGTGTTGTTAGAGTCAGTGTCATAAATTCAGTGCCCCCCGTTGTCACTTCTGACAAGGAACTGAGAAACATAAAGTGGGGGGTCTGCTAAATAAAAGGCCACCAACGCAGTGTAAGGACAAGAAAAGTGACAGAGTCACCgacagagcagagcagagcagcaCAAAATGAATCAAAGTGGACAGGAATGACAGGAACAGGAGGACAACAGGCCAAGGGACATGAGACCCTCAGGTTAGTGACGACAAGTCTGAGAGCTGCTGGTGAGTCTGTGAACAAGTGCCAGGCCTCACTGGTGGTCGTCTTGTTTGTGTCTTTAACAAATCCTCGCTGTGTGATTcgtcttttattaaaatgttcacagCGTGGTGATCAGGCtctttagggttaaatgaagataaaatggaggaggtcagagGTGCACTACACAGGGGGCCGAGCAGTGACACAAAGAGACACACGAGGGGCTTGGTGGGCTGAGAACTGAACACGTGCTGTTTGACGCCTTTGTCTTTTTAATGTTCAGGTCCTTCAAGGAGTGTAAATGTGTTGTTGTCTTCCTCACGTCCCCTGATTTCCTGAcgtcttcctcttttcttcatcttctcctcAGCTGATGTCACTTTTGACCCTGAGACTGCAAATCCACATCTCATTGTGTCTGAAGACGGGAAAGAAGtgagatacacagacacacgaCAGGGAGTGACAGACAATCCAAAGAGGTTTGACTACTGGGTTAATGTCCTGGCCAGAAGAGGATTCACGTCAGGGAGACACTACTGGGAGGGGGAGGTCGGGGAAGACTAACTGGGCTTTAGGAGTCGCCAGAGAGTCGCCAACAGGAAGGGGAGATTACAGTGACCCCAGATAATGGATACTGGACTTTAGGGCTGAGGAATGAGAGTGAGTATGCAGCTGCAATGACCGTCCTCTCCCTCCCCTGAGAGTGAAGCCCCTGACAGTGGGGGTCTTTCTGGACTATGATGGAGGTCAGGTCTCCTTTTACAATGCCCAGTCCCGCCTCACCTCTACACCTTCACAGACTCCTTCACTGAGACCCTCTATCCGCTCTTCCGTCCTGGTCTTAATGACGGTGGTAAAACGCAGCCCCTCTGGTCATCTGCCCCCTGCGCACACACTGACCCCTCTGTATTAATGTCGTCTGTCCATCTCTGTGTCAGGTCAGACCAGCACAAAGCCGATGGAGACTTTCTTTAACATTCGACCACCAACTCCAAGCCCCTGAGGTGTCCTGCTGTTTGCTACTcgtctgattttcattttcaggatTTCTGTGTTTAATGAGACATCAGGACTGAACACTTGAGATTTTTAAATGGCGTTGGATCAAAGCGTCGGCTCCATCATCAAATGTGAATCTGAGGGTCTGAGAATGAACAGAAATCCTGAGTGCGCGTCTTTAATTTGACATTCAAAGAGGAATTCAACAAAGATGGTCGTGTTCTCCACAGCACTGGATTGGTTTTCTTCAGTCGTCAGTGACGCCACTTGCTGGTGGTCAGTCCTGATTACACTGAGGTGCCCACTTTGTGACATTAGAAGACATGAAGAGTGTGAGCTGAGCAGAAGAATCAGAGACCCTGAATATCGAGACCACCGTCCATTTTGTAACTCGcttatctaattcagggtcacaggggctgtCAATGTGGGGGCAACACGGATAAGAACCAACCTGTGACACCAGAGCTGAAGGCCAGACCACCAATCACTGTGCTACTATGAGACCACCGATCAGACAAACATGAATTCCTATCTAgcgttgtagcggggctacatagtagtaatagtgtttgtgttcgTATTCCGCGCGCCTTGTTTCCATCGCCCCGcttactgtgtatgtgtgtcagtgaatgccgtcccTGTAAAGGgagacggatgatggaaggagatcgccccaaacctggaaaacaccggtgtccaatcaatcaattacatttgtcacaggactataaaagcAATCAAGAGGGAAacggaagagagagagagagagagaaggagacattCATTATACGACCACCtaaccacctgtacctgctgtatttcacatcgcagcatttccatccagtttgtttttcattccgcggACTCATTCCAAACACCCTCATCATCGAGACCCGGGGTCgatcattttccaccaccgccgaggatacacggtgaggctgttccagttttcgggaattacaaacacttcatATATTGGTTAatcagtcatctgcattcaggacaattgttactcggactcaagttcacgaccgctCATTAccgtatttcattcattctttttggtatttgtgttgtttgttatatgttacaagggcaaggaggggtagttatattcatctagggatttgtcacggtgttgctttggtggagggatatttataatttatttagctttttctgtttcatttaatacattttatcagtttaagtttacatatctgcttttcttttgtgtttttacaccgtcgattgtggggaaaggtttaatttgttaaaggtacggcttgattagatttaactcagcaattaatccaggccacaggtcttgagGTGTAGCTGCGGTCGGGTAAGGCCGTTACAGCCGCTATATACTTCTATTGTTAAACGTGGACTGAAATACACAACACTGTAAGTCTGCTGAGAAGTTCATCAACACTGAGATGAGTTTgggatgaaatgaaataaaacagaaagggatgtcaaatgaaataaagaaaggcaGGAATTACAAAAGAAATCATCGCCATCAGTGAGGTGACACGGCACTGTCCTCTGTAATAAAATGGCTTCTCGTGAACTTCTCTGAGGGTCCACCTCACAGTCCTGAACCTCCGCAGACTCGACGTCATTTCAGTGACACACACAGGTGGTCTGCTGCAGTGCTGGAGTCACAGTGTGTGACAGAAATGACAATAATAAGTTTAATTACTGAACAGAGTGCTAGACGTgagaaaagaactgaagaaacGGAATTAAAAATGGACGACTTCACACAAATCAGCACAATTAAAATGACAACAGAATACAGAATTGTGTGTGAATGGCACCTCTTGTGGTCATAaagtgtaattaaaataattaaaaatggagtCAAATTCATCAATCCAGTCCTCGTCtgaatcagtttatttatttgcatttgagTGTGAAGGCGTATGTGAGACTCAGAAATGTCACTTTGTCTGTCATTTATAAATGAACTCAAATAGAGTCAGGGACAGAACTGCAAGTGTGTTTGACTGGTGTTACCAGTGGATGTGCGACTGGGAGAACTGGGAGAAAGTCATGTGACACCAGGAGAACACGTTAACTCCACAGAGATGCTGAGCATGATGGGAATTTAAATTAGGAGCTGTGAGGCACTGGGCCACTTGGgagcttataataataataataataataataataataataataataaagttaaactTGTTGAACAGAAGCCTCTACAAATACACGCCGCCTGCAGTATGAAAGTTGAGTCACTGATGAGATTTGCTGAGTGACTTTGGAGTTGTAGATAAACTCGTGTCATCAGCGTGATCTTCATGCTCTTCCTCTCACTAATCACAGTCACTGCTCTCGTCTGCACACCACACACATGTCGGTGGTCTTACTGTTCGTATCTTTGACTTTCTCACATGTTAATGAAACTCTAAACGTGATGTTCGTGTTTGTCAAGCAGACAAGTCAGAGTTTCCTGTAATCTGCACACTTGTCACTAAACCTGAACTTGAATGTTTGCCCGTCTTCTCCTTTCTTGGAGGAACATTTTGGAAGAAGAAGCTGTCAGTTCAACATGAATGAATAAAACCTTTGCTGTATGTTGAATCTTCACACCCAGATAGTGAAATACGTGACACAGAAAATGAAGAGCAGCAGAACAAAGTGTGACAGGTGAGGTGTGACTTTGAGGAAGGCCACCAGATATGTCATTAGATGGAACTTCATGCACTTGTGTGTGTAGATGAAGAAAACTTGAAAAGTTATGTCAAGACTTAAGCTACTTGAGTTTTTAAGAAAAGTAATTTCAATGACGTGTGTCtgaggaaatattttatttttatctttaaagtaTTAAAAGATCAGATTTATGTGACCTTCATGTTTAAAAAGCCtgaataatacaaaagggaaatTGTTGATTTCAAATTCCACTGTTAATTCTGTTCATGTCCacacattaattcatttaaacATCAATCCCACTGATTTGTGTGACGctgtctgttttatgtttttctttatttgtatttctaaTATTAAAGACTGCATTCATCcctaaatacaataattattgtgttaAGTTGTCAGGATGTAAAATGAGAAGACTCCGAGTCCACAGATGACACATTTAATCCAACAATAGAAAGCCGCTAACAGACTCAAACTTCCGTTTCTGTTCCTTTCTTTTGGCACAAGGACAGAACACCACGTACTGTAAACACATTTAGATTTGAACTACAGCTGTGAACTTCACTGACACCCTTCAGATGAGTCCTTGAGTTGTGGCAGAAACCtccatccaaagtgacttacaaatcatGATGATTGATTTCATAATTCAGTCATACAGTAGCCCCCAGTGGTCTCAGGTCAAGTCAGATCTTTCATTCGCTCTTCTGATTTAGATGACAAGACACCCTCTGTGTTTCAGGCTCtcagctgtttctttttattgtCCAAATCTCCTGATGACTCTGAGATGACATTTGTGAATGTGTCTGCCCCTCAGCTGGAGTTCTTGGACCTTTTCATGTCAGATTTGCTCAAATCTCAATAATAAACAGGATGGTCCTGCTGAATGCTGCATCAATGAAATTCCCAGTAGCCATTGCAGTGTCACTTGTCACTTTGCTGCCAGTCTCCACCACTGTGAGCCTTCTGTCTCTAAACTGAACatgaagacctggggcctcaagtataaacgGTGGGTACGCACAGAAATATTAAGTAAGAATGTttcacgttcaaattgcgatgtataaaacctaaacttggcataaagccatgtacatttccacagtacctcataccctggcgcaCGCAAGTTCTCTGCCCAGTTtttcagactggcggcacccagcgccaaagcagtgctactgttcctgtgtagttacccttttttttaaattgtattaattttattgcaatcattccatacaaatcaatcaatttttacaaaagtaggattaagaacaagtccccctgagagagagagcaaggccaacggagtaaaacttaaggcttgtaaacatacctaaattgataagtttgataagccaatagagatgaatggagaagaaaaagaaatacagaaataattgcttcctctgtgctttaagagcttattctaaaatattactgattagatcctgccatgttttgaaaaaagtctgtacagatcctctaactgagtatttgattttttccaatttcaaataatataacacatcagtttcccactgacttaaaagaggagagtttgggttcttccagtttatcagaataagtctgcgtgccaaagtgtagtgaatgcaatcacaatttgtttgtctttctccactttaagccctctggaagaaccccaaacacagctgttaatgggttaggagggattgtgagtccaaggctgtctgaaggtaattaaaaattttgtccagaataatgttaatttggtgcaggcccagaacatgtgacccagtgaggctgggacttgttGCACgctcaggttggatcatgccctggaaacattttgagagttttagtgagacagatgtgctcgatatataattttgagttgtataattgtatgctttgcgcatatggagctcgagtgaattctctgcattgctactttccactccttttctgatatattaattgagagatcttttcccagtgtcctcttggatctttgaaaggaagggattgtaaaatgattttatatattgtagagatggagtctaagtccttgaaattgagcaatattttttccagcatggacgagggtgcaagatgaggaaaatctggaaggttctgtttaacaaagttcctgatttgaagatagtgaaagaaatgtgtagctggaatgttaaatttggaatgtaattgttcataggatgcaaagacgttgtctatataaagatctctaagcaagttaattccaaatttttccagatattaaaactgcatatgtttgtgaaggttgaaagaggtggttctcttgcagaggtgccacagatagaagcttctccgtcttaaaatgctttctacattggttccagattctaagtgagtggagcacaattgggttattagtgtattgccgataacgtgtttattggagcacagagcaaggaatacaaagaagtactgcaggattttacttctattgcggtccaagcctgtgtatgttcttctatttgtgtccaggttcttatcgactgtatatttgctgcccagtaataaaactggaagttaggtagagccatgccaccttctgccttttgtctttgtagggtcgctctttgatgcgtggatgttttgaattccaaataaatgaggttattgttgaatctaattgcttaaagaatgatttattaatgtatattggatgttttgaaataaaaaggagcttaggaagaatattcatcttaacagtgttaattcttccagctagtgtgagatgaagggttgaccatctatgcaagtcttgtttaattttttccatgcagacgcgaaattttgttgataaagagctttatgtttacttgtgatgtttacccctaggtatttaaactgttctgcaatgataaaaggtagggtgtctaatctaatattatatgcttgagaattcactggaaagagtacacttttattcagattaattctgagaccagagatcttttgaaattctgt contains these protein-coding regions:
- the LOC120522516 gene encoding butyrophilin subfamily 1 member A1-like isoform X2, which produces MRETNTRYDSIADVTFDPETANPHLIVSEDGKEVRYTDTRQGVTDNPKRFDYWVNVLARRGFTSGRHYWEGEVGED
- the LOC120522516 gene encoding butyrophilin subfamily 1 member A1-like isoform X1, whose translation is MRETNTRYDSIEWRRICSSAADVTFDPETANPHLIVSEDGKEVRYTDTRQGVTDNPKRFDYWVNVLARRGFTSGRHYWEGEVGED